In one window of Agromyces badenianii DNA:
- a CDS encoding type III polyketide synthase, with the protein MTVTLRGVSTVVPPTVLVQEEVRDVFAAQPGLGRLAERIVATSFNVSGIETRYTVLEELSRDAHPDEPTFFDVGSGELLLPGTKARNELYAEHATRLYVEAGRLAIEATPGIEASDVTHVITVSCTGFYAPGPDFMIARELGLDPGVERYHLGFMGCYAAIPALRIASQLAKADASAVVLVVSVELCTLHLRSSNDPDTIVASSLFADGAGSGIVTARPTEPGERAFELDRFATRITPVGEGDMAWKIGDHGFEMVLSNAIPAIIDDHITGALEPLFAHDEALATALATDGSSDAIEHWAIHPGGRSILDKVESRLGLTEAQLVPARETLRDFGNMSSATVLFVLKNILHSDAAADGDRVAAMAFGPGLTVESALMTVRL; encoded by the coding sequence ATGACCGTCACCTTGAGAGGCGTCTCCACCGTCGTTCCGCCGACTGTTCTCGTGCAAGAAGAGGTGCGCGACGTGTTCGCCGCCCAGCCCGGGCTCGGCCGCCTGGCCGAACGCATCGTCGCCACCTCGTTCAACGTCTCGGGCATCGAGACCCGCTACACGGTGCTCGAGGAGCTGAGCCGCGACGCGCACCCCGACGAGCCGACCTTCTTCGACGTCGGCTCCGGGGAGCTGCTGCTGCCGGGCACCAAGGCCCGGAACGAGCTCTACGCCGAGCACGCGACGCGGCTCTACGTCGAGGCGGGCCGCCTCGCCATCGAGGCGACGCCGGGCATCGAGGCATCCGATGTCACGCATGTCATCACCGTCTCGTGCACGGGCTTCTACGCGCCGGGGCCCGACTTCATGATCGCCCGCGAGCTCGGCCTCGACCCCGGCGTCGAGCGCTACCACCTCGGGTTCATGGGCTGCTACGCGGCGATTCCGGCGCTGCGCATCGCGTCGCAACTGGCGAAAGCGGATGCCTCGGCGGTCGTGCTCGTCGTCTCGGTCGAGCTCTGCACGCTGCACCTGCGCTCCTCGAACGACCCCGACACGATCGTCGCCTCGTCGCTCTTCGCCGACGGCGCGGGGTCGGGCATCGTGACGGCACGGCCCACCGAGCCCGGCGAACGCGCCTTCGAGCTCGACCGCTTCGCGACCCGCATCACCCCGGTGGGCGAGGGCGACATGGCGTGGAAGATCGGCGACCACGGCTTCGAGATGGTGCTCTCCAACGCGATCCCGGCGATCATCGACGACCACATCACCGGCGCCCTCGAACCGCTCTTCGCGCACGACGAGGCGCTCGCGACGGCGCTGGCGACCGACGGGTCGAGCGACGCGATCGAGCACTGGGCGATCCACCCCGGCGGGCGGAGCATCCTCGACAAGGTCGAGTCGAGGCTCGGGCTCACCGAGGCCCAGCTCGTGCCGGCGCGCGAGACGCTGCGCGACTTCGGCAACATGTCGAGCGCGACGGTGCTGTTCGTGCTGAAGAACATCCTGCATTCGGATGCCGCCGCCGACGGCGACCGGGTCGCAGCGATGGCGTTCGGGCCGGGCCTGACCGTTGAGTCGGCACTGATGACCGTGCGGTTGTGA
- a CDS encoding SHOCT domain-containing protein translates to MPFRRMGRPGLVGLAARTAVVAGTATAVSGGMQRRQQQKAQDQYEQQEYEAQQQQAQVDAAAQQAAAQQAAAAPAAPAGGVDIVGELQKLGTLHEQGILSDDEFAAAKAKLLG, encoded by the coding sequence ATGCCGTTCAGAAGAATGGGACGCCCGGGGCTCGTCGGCCTCGCCGCCCGCACCGCCGTCGTCGCCGGCACGGCCACCGCCGTCAGCGGTGGCATGCAACGGCGCCAGCAGCAGAAGGCGCAAGACCAGTACGAGCAGCAGGAGTACGAGGCGCAGCAGCAACAGGCGCAGGTGGATGCCGCGGCGCAGCAGGCCGCGGCACAGCAGGCCGCCGCTGCGCCGGCTGCTCCGGCCGGTGGGGTCGACATCGTCGGCGAACTGCAGAAGCTCGGCACCCTGCACGAGCAGGGCATCCTCAGCGACGACGAGTTCGCCGCAGCCAAGGCGAAGCTGCTCGGCTGA
- a CDS encoding DUF6325 family protein, producing the protein MADFEYGPVELYLVGFEGDRPDPGTIEAIGELIEGGEIRLLDFLVISRELDGSVLITEFEDVSDEYGFGTVELEAIGLVADEDVNELAEGIPPGTSGALLAIELVWAKRLASKFAQSGGIVLQTERIPAPVVNAALAEAEEE; encoded by the coding sequence ATGGCGGACTTCGAATACGGCCCGGTGGAGTTGTATCTGGTGGGGTTCGAGGGTGACCGGCCCGATCCCGGCACCATCGAGGCGATCGGCGAGTTGATCGAGGGCGGTGAGATCCGGCTGCTCGACTTCCTCGTGATCTCGCGGGAGCTCGACGGTTCGGTGCTGATCACCGAGTTCGAAGACGTGAGCGACGAGTACGGCTTCGGCACGGTCGAGCTCGAGGCGATCGGCCTCGTCGCCGACGAAGACGTCAACGAGCTCGCCGAGGGTATTCCGCCGGGCACGTCGGGCGCACTGCTCGCGATCGAGCTCGTGTGGGCGAAGCGACTCGCGTCGAAGTTCGCCCAGTCGGGTGGCATCGTGCTGCAGACCGAACGCATTCCCGCGCCGGTCGTCAACGCCGCGCTCGCCGAAGCCGAAGAGGAGTAG
- a CDS encoding AI-2E family transporter — translation MGDAAATDAPARVDGPGLAHGTRVLLTLAAAVIVFAGIWFARDILAPAAVAAVVVIIAHPVRHPLERRGWPSWLATTAVIVVAYLILAALGTLLVVASAQFIAMLPDYADELAATVHAVSDWLASLGLSSDAASSAASAVDPEALLSIAAGVADAVLGTATAFFFVLAYVIFMAADASRLGRDGRVFGTAAAEAIGTRYFSGVRRYYVVNATFGLIVAVLDGLLLWAIGVPIPIVWAILAFVTNFIPNIGFVIGVIPPAVLALVVGGWPLALVVVLAYSVINVVLQVLVQPKFVSDAVGLSLALTFFSVVFWTLVIGPIGAILCIPLTLLVRALLLEPDPRAGALRRLSGDPQAVA, via the coding sequence ATGGGGGATGCCGCGGCGACGGACGCTCCCGCACGAGTCGACGGCCCCGGTCTCGCGCACGGCACTCGCGTGCTGCTCACGCTCGCGGCGGCGGTGATCGTCTTCGCAGGCATCTGGTTCGCCCGCGACATCCTCGCCCCCGCTGCGGTCGCCGCGGTCGTCGTGATCATCGCCCACCCGGTGCGCCATCCGCTCGAGCGACGCGGCTGGCCGAGCTGGCTCGCGACGACCGCGGTGATCGTGGTCGCGTACCTGATCCTCGCCGCGCTCGGCACCTTGCTCGTCGTGGCATCCGCGCAGTTCATCGCGATGCTGCCCGACTACGCCGACGAGCTCGCCGCAACCGTGCATGCCGTCTCGGACTGGCTCGCCTCACTCGGCCTCTCGAGCGACGCGGCGTCCTCGGCGGCGTCGGCGGTCGACCCCGAGGCACTGCTCTCGATCGCCGCAGGGGTCGCCGACGCCGTGCTCGGCACCGCGACCGCGTTCTTCTTCGTGCTCGCCTACGTCATCTTCATGGCGGCGGACGCCTCGCGCCTCGGTCGCGACGGCCGGGTCTTCGGCACCGCGGCGGCCGAGGCGATCGGCACCCGCTACTTCTCGGGCGTGCGCCGCTACTACGTGGTGAACGCGACCTTCGGCCTCATCGTCGCCGTGCTCGACGGGCTGCTGCTCTGGGCGATCGGCGTGCCGATCCCGATCGTGTGGGCGATCCTCGCGTTCGTCACCAACTTCATCCCGAACATCGGCTTCGTGATCGGCGTCATCCCGCCGGCGGTGCTCGCACTCGTCGTCGGCGGTTGGCCGCTCGCGCTCGTCGTGGTGCTCGCCTACAGCGTGATCAACGTCGTGCTGCAGGTGCTCGTGCAGCCGAAGTTCGTGAGCGATGCGGTCGGCCTCAGCCTCGCGCTCACCTTCTTCTCGGTCGTGTTCTGGACTCTCGTGATCGGCCCGATCGGGGCGATCCTCTGCATTCCGCTGACCCTGCTCGTGCGCGCGCTGCTGCTGGAGCCCGACCCGAGGGCGGGCGCGCTGCGGCGGCTCTCGGGTGATCCGCAGGCGGTGGCGTGA
- a CDS encoding GAP family protein, with protein sequence MGEVIGGILPLALGIAISPIPIIAAILMLLSPKAKGTSVGFLIGWVLGIVVAVVVFTLLASIIPEQDPDTAKPIAGAIKILLGAGLLFLALRQWRGRPKPGETAALPKWMSAIDTMTTVRAAVLAFLLAAVNPKNLLMAAGAGVIIGTGGLNGGEITLSIVIFVVIAACSVAVPVIAYLVAAEKMAAPLESLRTWLVQNNATVMAVLLLVIGVVMVGKGIGSF encoded by the coding sequence ATGGGCGAGGTCATCGGCGGCATCCTGCCGCTCGCACTCGGAATCGCGATCAGCCCGATCCCGATCATCGCGGCGATCCTCATGCTGCTCTCGCCGAAGGCGAAGGGCACGAGCGTCGGCTTCCTCATCGGCTGGGTGCTCGGCATCGTCGTCGCGGTCGTGGTCTTCACGCTGCTCGCGTCGATCATCCCCGAGCAGGACCCGGATACCGCCAAGCCGATCGCCGGCGCGATCAAGATCCTGCTCGGCGCCGGCCTGCTGTTCCTCGCGCTGCGGCAATGGCGCGGGCGGCCGAAGCCCGGCGAGACGGCGGCGCTGCCGAAGTGGATGTCGGCGATCGACACGATGACCACCGTGCGCGCCGCGGTGCTCGCCTTCCTGCTGGCGGCGGTGAACCCGAAGAACCTGCTCATGGCCGCCGGCGCCGGCGTGATCATCGGCACGGGAGGCCTGAACGGCGGCGAGATCACGCTGTCGATCGTGATCTTCGTGGTCATCGCGGCCTGCTCGGTCGCGGTGCCCGTGATCGCCTACCTCGTCGCCGCAGAGAAGATGGCCGCTCCGCTCGAGTCGCTGCGCACCTGGCTCGTGCAGAACAACGCGACCGTCATGGCGGTGCTGCTCCTCGTCATCGGAGTCGTCATGGTCGGCAAGGGCATCGGGAGCTTCTGA
- a CDS encoding SulP family inorganic anion transporter, with product MQKPLAGLSRRNVFRELTAGVTLLAIAIPLNIGYAQIAGLPPTAGLYALIVPTIVYALLVSSRQLIVSPDAAAAALVASSIGGLATAGSADYSTLALAQAIICGILFVLMAVFKLGFIANFLSKPILVGFVGGLALDILVSQIAKMLGVKIDSGGEFTDKVVGLVTGLGTLNPWSALIAALSVAVLVVGQRFLRRVPWALIVLVVATVAVVLTGLVDAGVDVLGEVPAGPPTLTWPVIDWSMWLMLVPSAIALTMVTTAEGLLVSRAYGDKRDYSTRPNRDLFAFGAANIAAGASGSFAMGSSTSRTAAMDQAGSRTQLPSLVLAVGTLLLLLFGTALLADIPSPAIGAIVGVAILPLLGIGDFRMLWRADRFEFAIAAACFLVTLFIGSIAGIVVAFVLALVNLAKRAANPPIDVLAAGDSPAESLLGEAAIGTVTAPGVVVVRLAAPLFFANGSVFADAVKKAAKAEPEGSVRHVVIDMEAVTDVDVTGAESFATLVEWLEARGIELGFSRVRSDARARLTELGLLGEHRVFDTNRAAITALAGAPQTQRDS from the coding sequence GTGCAGAAACCGTTGGCAGGGCTCAGCAGGCGGAACGTGTTCCGCGAGCTGACCGCGGGCGTCACCCTTCTCGCGATCGCCATCCCCCTCAACATCGGCTACGCGCAGATCGCCGGGTTGCCGCCCACGGCCGGCCTCTACGCCCTGATCGTGCCGACGATCGTCTACGCACTGCTCGTCTCGTCGCGCCAGCTGATCGTGTCGCCGGATGCCGCGGCCGCCGCCCTCGTCGCCTCGTCGATCGGCGGACTGGCGACGGCCGGCAGCGCCGACTACTCGACGCTCGCACTCGCGCAGGCGATCATCTGCGGCATCCTCTTCGTGCTGATGGCGGTGTTCAAGCTCGGCTTCATCGCGAACTTCCTGTCGAAGCCGATCCTCGTGGGCTTCGTCGGCGGGCTCGCGCTCGACATCCTCGTGAGCCAGATCGCGAAGATGCTCGGCGTGAAGATCGACTCGGGCGGCGAGTTCACCGACAAGGTCGTCGGGCTGGTCACCGGACTCGGCACGCTGAACCCGTGGTCGGCGCTCATCGCTGCGCTCTCGGTCGCGGTGCTCGTCGTCGGGCAGCGGTTCCTGCGGCGCGTGCCGTGGGCGCTCATCGTGCTCGTCGTCGCGACCGTCGCCGTCGTGCTCACGGGGCTCGTCGACGCGGGGGTCGACGTGCTCGGCGAGGTGCCGGCCGGGCCGCCGACGCTCACCTGGCCGGTCATCGACTGGTCGATGTGGCTCATGCTCGTGCCCTCGGCGATCGCACTCACGATGGTGACCACGGCCGAAGGCCTGCTGGTCTCCCGCGCCTACGGCGACAAGCGCGACTACTCGACTCGGCCGAACCGCGACCTCTTCGCCTTCGGCGCCGCGAACATCGCGGCGGGTGCGAGCGGCAGCTTCGCCATGGGCTCGTCGACCTCGCGCACCGCGGCGATGGACCAGGCGGGCTCCCGCACGCAATTGCCGTCGCTCGTGCTCGCGGTCGGCACGCTGCTGCTGCTCCTCTTCGGCACCGCCCTGCTCGCCGACATCCCGTCGCCCGCCATCGGCGCGATCGTCGGAGTCGCGATCCTGCCGCTCCTCGGCATCGGCGACTTCCGCATGCTCTGGAGGGCCGACCGCTTCGAGTTCGCCATCGCCGCGGCGTGCTTCCTCGTGACCCTCTTCATCGGCTCCATCGCGGGCATCGTCGTCGCGTTCGTGCTCGCGCTCGTCAACCTCGCCAAGCGGGCGGCGAACCCGCCGATCGACGTGCTCGCGGCGGGGGACTCACCCGCCGAGTCGCTGCTCGGCGAGGCCGCGATCGGCACGGTGACGGCTCCGGGCGTGGTCGTCGTCCGACTCGCCGCCCCGCTCTTCTTCGCCAACGGCTCGGTCTTCGCCGACGCGGTCAAGAAGGCCGCGAAGGCCGAGCCCGAAGGCTCGGTGCGTCACGTCGTCATCGACATGGAGGCGGTGACCGATGTCGACGTGACCGGCGCCGAGAGCTTCGCCACGCTCGTGGAGTGGCTGGAGGCCCGAGGCATCGAGCTCGGGTTCAGCCGAGTGCGGTCCGATGCCCGGGCGCGCCTGACCGAACTCGGCCTGCTCGGCGAGCACCGCGTCTTCGACACCAACCGCGCCGCGATCACGGCGCTCGCCGGCGCACCGCAGACACAACGGGATTCATAG
- a CDS encoding ion channel protein — translation MSLAIPPRDPEVTPKRLVVLAVPALAIGVISALVLWALDRVAAVLQSALWDALPDALGVDPSGWWIVAVLTLTGLAVGLVLRFVPGHGGPDSATTELVEQPQPLRNLPGLLIVTVLALAGGVSLGPENPIIAVNTALMVAAIARLMPAVPKQLTVLLAASATIGALFGTPVAAALVFTGIVAALKSGGALWDRLFLPLVAAGAGAFTMRLLGAPIFSSDLPAYGAPQAVDLLTGALVASGAAVIGLAMLAAFPIIYRAMHALRHPVLIATAGGLLLGLLGLLGGPITMFKGLEQIGDLLEHPDDYDGAQLAAIAGIKILALLIAASSLFRGGRVFPATFIGVALGMLGHALIPSLPLGLAVGCAVVGVLLVVTRDGWIAIFVAVAVAGDITILPMLCVIVLPVWLLVTGAPEFRIAPPKGPAPASTPAGAD, via the coding sequence GTGAGCCTCGCCATCCCGCCCCGCGACCCCGAGGTCACGCCGAAGCGACTCGTCGTCCTCGCCGTTCCCGCGCTCGCGATCGGCGTCATCTCCGCACTCGTGCTCTGGGCGCTCGATCGGGTCGCGGCGGTGCTGCAGTCGGCGCTCTGGGATGCGCTGCCCGACGCCCTCGGCGTCGATCCCTCGGGCTGGTGGATCGTTGCCGTGCTCACTCTCACCGGCCTCGCGGTCGGCCTGGTGCTGCGGTTCGTGCCCGGCCATGGCGGCCCCGACTCGGCGACCACCGAACTCGTCGAGCAGCCGCAGCCGCTGCGGAACCTCCCCGGCCTGCTCATCGTGACCGTGCTGGCACTGGCCGGCGGCGTGAGCCTCGGCCCCGAGAATCCGATCATCGCCGTCAACACGGCGCTGATGGTGGCGGCCATCGCGAGACTCATGCCGGCAGTGCCGAAGCAGCTCACCGTGCTGCTCGCCGCCTCCGCCACGATCGGTGCGCTGTTCGGCACCCCGGTGGCCGCGGCGCTCGTCTTCACCGGAATCGTCGCCGCGCTGAAGTCGGGGGGCGCGCTCTGGGACCGGCTGTTCCTGCCGCTCGTCGCCGCCGGTGCCGGCGCCTTCACGATGCGTCTCCTCGGTGCGCCGATCTTCTCCTCCGATCTGCCCGCCTACGGCGCCCCGCAGGCGGTCGACCTGCTGACCGGTGCGCTCGTCGCGAGCGGCGCCGCCGTCATCGGGCTCGCGATGCTCGCAGCGTTCCCGATCATCTACCGCGCCATGCACGCGCTCCGGCATCCGGTGCTGATCGCCACGGCGGGCGGTCTGCTGCTCGGGCTCCTCGGGCTGCTCGGCGGCCCGATCACGATGTTCAAGGGCCTCGAGCAGATCGGCGACCTCCTGGAGCATCCCGACGATTACGACGGCGCGCAGCTCGCGGCGATCGCGGGCATCAAGATCCTCGCGTTGCTCATCGCCGCGAGCTCGCTGTTCCGCGGCGGGCGGGTGTTCCCGGCGACGTTCATCGGCGTCGCGCTCGGAATGCTCGGTCACGCCCTCATCCCATCGCTGCCACTCGGCCTCGCCGTCGGCTGCGCCGTCGTCGGCGTGCTGCTCGTCGTGACCCGTGACGGGTGGATCGCGATCTTCGTCGCCGTCGCCGTCGCCGGCGACATCACGATCCTGCCCATGCTGTGCGTGATCGTGCTGCCGGTGTGGCTCCTCGTGACGGGGGCGCCCGAGTTCCGGATCGCGCCGCCGAAGGGACCGGCGCCGGCGTCGACACCGGCCGGGGCCGACTGA
- a CDS encoding SHOCT domain-containing protein, translating to MSFWESFWDLIWWFLWAFAFVAYLFALFAIIGDLFRDQKLNGWWKAVWIVFLIFVPFLTALVYLIARGNGMAERSQREYKQAQAATDEYIRQTAGTGSPSDEIAKAKALLDSGSITQQEYEVLKAKALAHPGHPAQTV from the coding sequence ATGAGTTTTTGGGAGAGTTTCTGGGACCTGATCTGGTGGTTCCTCTGGGCGTTCGCATTCGTCGCATATCTGTTCGCGCTGTTCGCGATCATCGGCGACCTGTTCCGCGACCAGAAGCTCAACGGCTGGTGGAAGGCGGTCTGGATCGTCTTCCTGATCTTCGTGCCGTTCCTCACCGCGCTCGTCTACCTGATCGCCCGCGGAAACGGCATGGCCGAGCGCTCGCAGAGGGAGTACAAGCAGGCGCAGGCGGCAACCGACGAGTACATCCGCCAGACCGCCGGCACCGGCAGCCCGTCTGATGAGATCGCGAAGGCCAAGGCCCTGCTCGACTCCGGCAGCATCACCCAGCAGGAGTACGAGGTGTTGAAGGCCAAGGCGCTCGCGCACCCTGGGCACCCAGCCCAGACCGTCTGA
- a CDS encoding DUF998 domain-containing protein, which yields MSRDAATMPSAPTPKVPTPKVLAAMPAPIVPTSIARVLRNPAANAESLESIALLIGAATFVVGGLVAWIAFLGHNLPIAGEGSLGEFIGYGAAAATLITFLIGRLALRTQNAAGRAEAKRLGLDAPGAHIHWFDLAAIGVAHAAIALLGWIGLADLLEQSFQGAVVFTIPGALLAGVGMAVTAYAAFLSSVHLTPMMLSFVLALFLVVGSLASMLSSSDALWWQKNLSALGMTNDISALAFNMTLIIAGVIVTTIAKYATAAVPTATRAELRGRNIVRVGMILIGIFLACVGIFPVDRFFILHNTVATGMAVAYAILVIGLRWFIPSMPRVFILLGYVYVGVIVVLTVFFATGYYNLTAVELVVSVLIFSWIIVFLRNSGAMHGQQAPAAAEPAAETATPAVPAPAPAA from the coding sequence ATGAGCCGAGACGCCGCGACCATGCCGTCCGCCCCGACCCCGAAGGTCCCGACCCCGAAGGTGCTGGCCGCGATGCCGGCCCCGATCGTGCCGACATCGATCGCCCGAGTGCTGCGGAACCCCGCGGCGAACGCCGAGTCCCTCGAGTCGATCGCCCTGCTCATCGGCGCCGCCACCTTCGTCGTCGGCGGGCTCGTCGCCTGGATCGCCTTCCTCGGCCACAACCTGCCGATCGCCGGGGAGGGCTCGCTCGGCGAGTTCATCGGCTACGGTGCCGCGGCGGCGACGCTCATCACCTTCCTGATCGGCCGGCTCGCCCTGCGCACCCAGAACGCGGCCGGCCGTGCTGAGGCGAAACGGCTGGGCCTCGACGCGCCCGGCGCGCACATCCACTGGTTCGACCTCGCCGCGATCGGCGTGGCCCACGCCGCGATCGCCCTGCTCGGCTGGATCGGCCTCGCCGACCTCCTCGAGCAGAGCTTCCAAGGGGCGGTCGTCTTCACGATCCCCGGTGCCCTGCTCGCCGGCGTCGGCATGGCGGTCACCGCCTACGCGGCGTTCCTCTCCTCGGTGCACCTCACGCCGATGATGCTCTCGTTCGTGCTCGCCCTCTTCCTCGTGGTGGGGTCGCTCGCGAGCATGCTGAGCTCGAGCGACGCCCTGTGGTGGCAGAAGAACCTGAGCGCACTCGGCATGACGAACGACATCTCGGCGCTCGCGTTCAACATGACCCTGATCATCGCCGGGGTGATCGTCACGACCATCGCCAAGTACGCGACCGCCGCGGTGCCCACGGCGACCCGGGCCGAGCTGCGGGGGCGCAACATCGTGCGGGTCGGCATGATCCTCATCGGGATCTTCCTCGCCTGCGTCGGCATCTTCCCGGTCGACCGGTTCTTCATCCTGCACAACACGGTGGCGACGGGCATGGCGGTCGCCTACGCGATCCTCGTGATCGGCTTGCGCTGGTTCATCCCGTCGATGCCGAGGGTGTTCATCCTGCTCGGCTACGTCTACGTCGGCGTGATCGTCGTGCTGACGGTGTTCTTCGCGACCGGGTACTACAACCTCACCGCGGTCGAGCTCGTCGTGTCGGTGCTGATCTTCAGCTGGATCATCGTCTTCCTGCGAAACTCGGGTGCGATGCACGGGCAGCAGGCGCCGGCCGCCGCGGAACCGGCCGCCGAGACGGCGACCCCCGCAGTGCCGGCCCCTGCCCCAGCCGCCTGA
- a CDS encoding DUF2017 family protein, whose translation MIVAGLGGGEGVRIVLETEEAMLLSELADQVDSVLLLGEADDPALGRLLPNAYPDDQAAAHDFTRYTRDNLVDGKRQAAQRVRDATAVDEHGGVVQIELDQSEAWGWLTFLTDLRLILAERVGIVDEDETESDETRDDYLRAAYEWAGFVQGSMLEVLDPIKG comes from the coding sequence ATGATCGTCGCGGGGCTCGGCGGCGGCGAAGGCGTGCGCATCGTGCTCGAGACCGAAGAGGCGATGCTGCTCTCCGAACTCGCCGACCAGGTCGACTCGGTGCTGCTGCTCGGCGAAGCCGACGACCCGGCGCTCGGTCGTCTGCTGCCCAACGCCTACCCCGACGATCAGGCCGCCGCCCACGACTTCACCCGCTACACCCGCGACAACCTCGTCGACGGCAAGCGCCAGGCGGCTCAGCGGGTGCGCGATGCGACCGCCGTCGACGAGCACGGCGGGGTGGTGCAGATCGAGCTCGACCAATCCGAGGCGTGGGGCTGGCTGACCTTCCTCACCGACCTGCGCCTCATCCTCGCCGAGCGGGTCGGCATCGTCGACGAAGACGAGACGGAGTCCGACGAGACCCGCGACGACTACCTGCGGGCCGCCTACGAGTGGGCCGGCTTCGTGCAGGGTTCGATGCTCGAGGTGCTCGACCCCATCAAGGGCTGA
- the clpS gene encoding ATP-dependent Clp protease adapter ClpS: MTTTLEQLDTEGDLRAVVELPWRTIVWDDPVNLMTYVSYVFRSYFGYQRDEAERLMLLVHTEGRAIVAVGNREAMERHAQAMHGYGLQATVARDEP, translated from the coding sequence ATGACGACGACGCTCGAGCAACTCGACACCGAAGGCGACCTGCGCGCCGTGGTCGAGCTGCCGTGGCGCACGATCGTGTGGGACGACCCGGTGAACCTCATGACCTACGTGAGCTACGTCTTCCGCAGCTATTTCGGCTACCAGCGCGACGAGGCCGAGCGGCTCATGCTGCTCGTGCACACCGAGGGTCGGGCGATCGTGGCCGTCGGCAATCGCGAGGCCATGGAGCGACACGCGCAGGCGATGCACGGCTACGGCCTGCAGGCCACGGTCGCAAGGGACGAGCCATGA
- a CDS encoding class I SAM-dependent methyltransferase, which yields MTLDLGALRRHPDVEGPGLEASDAADRLILDEAAALIGEARPGEIVVVDDSYGALALAAADAGARGIRVHQDLITGERALAENAGRQGPAAAVSSMPLGGELFDGARLVLLRLPRSLDRLDEVSALIAAHARPDVVVVGGGRLKHMSPAMNEVLRRRFERLDVSLARQKSRVLIAREPQAAHSSTGAVIASGGEWPRSARHDDLGLTVVAHGGVFAGTGIDIGTRFLLAQLGDAVPDAATAVDLACGTGVVAAWLARARPGLRVTATDRSASAAASALLTAEANGVAEGVQVARADGLESLADASERLIVLNPPFHSDAAISTGIAAHLFADAARVLAPGGELWCVWNSHLRYRPLLERSVGPTRQIARNAKFTVTASQRAG from the coding sequence ATGACCCTCGACCTCGGCGCCCTGCGTCGCCACCCCGACGTCGAGGGGCCCGGGCTCGAGGCATCGGATGCCGCGGACCGGCTGATCCTCGACGAGGCCGCCGCGCTCATCGGCGAGGCCCGACCGGGCGAGATCGTCGTCGTCGACGACTCCTACGGGGCGCTCGCGCTCGCCGCGGCCGATGCCGGCGCACGGGGCATCCGCGTGCACCAGGACCTCATCACCGGTGAGCGCGCGCTCGCCGAGAACGCGGGCCGGCAGGGCCCCGCGGCGGCCGTCTCGTCGATGCCGCTCGGCGGCGAACTCTTCGACGGGGCACGGCTCGTGCTGCTGCGCCTGCCGCGCTCGCTCGACCGGCTCGACGAGGTGTCGGCGCTCATCGCGGCGCACGCGCGGCCCGATGTCGTGGTGGTCGGCGGCGGCCGCCTCAAGCACATGTCGCCCGCGATGAACGAGGTGCTGCGCCGCCGCTTCGAGCGACTCGACGTGAGCCTCGCGCGTCAGAAGTCACGGGTGCTCATCGCGCGCGAACCCCAGGCGGCCCACTCGTCGACCGGTGCCGTGATCGCATCCGGCGGCGAGTGGCCGCGAAGTGCCCGCCACGACGACCTCGGCCTCACGGTCGTCGCTCACGGCGGCGTCTTCGCGGGCACCGGCATCGACATCGGCACGCGGTTCCTGCTCGCGCAGCTCGGCGATGCGGTTCCGGATGCCGCGACCGCCGTCGATCTCGCCTGCGGCACGGGCGTCGTGGCAGCGTGGCTCGCGCGAGCGCGACCCGGCCTGCGGGTGACGGCGACCGATCGCTCGGCGTCGGCCGCGGCATCCGCATTGCTGACCGCCGAGGCGAACGGCGTCGCCGAGGGTGTGCAGGTCGCCCGCGCCGACGGGCTCGAGAGCCTCGCCGACGCGAGCGAACGGCTCATCGTGCTGAACCCGCCCTTCCACAGCGACGCGGCGATCTCGACCGGCATCGCCGCGCATCTCTTCGCCGATGCCGCCCGGGTGCTCGCGCCCGGCGGTGAGCTCTGGTGCGTCTGGAACTCGCACCTGCGCTACCGGCCGCTGCTCGAACGCAGCGTCGGCCCGACCCGGCAGATCGCCCGCAACGCGAAGTTCACGGTCACGGCGTCGCAGCGCGCGGGCTGA